A window of Microbacterium sp. Root61 genomic DNA:
CGGCCCGGTCGACGGCGGCGATCACATCCGCGCCTGCCACGCGCTTGATCGTGTCGACCACCGGCGTCACGGGGATGACACCCGGCGCGTCGATGCCGACGGCGGCGATGACCCGCTCGAACACGGCCGGCGGGGTCAGCGCCCGGGCCGCATCGTGCACGAGCACGACCTCGACATCGGGCCACACCGCGTGCAGACCCGCCGCGACAGAGTCCTGCCGCGTCGCGCCACCGGTGACGACCGAAACGAGGTCGCGGCGGTCCCCCGCGGTTTCCAGGGCATCGGTCAGCGCCGCGCCTTCCCGACCCACGGGCGCCACGATCACCACCTGCGCGAGCGGTGCCGCGAAGACACCGCTCAGCGCATGACGGAGAATCGTGTGCTCATCGAGCCCGACGAACGCCTTGGGAGCGCCCGCGCCGAGGCGCGTGCCGGAACCCGCCGCCACGACGATGACGCAGACACGGGGTACAGGTGCGATGCTCACGCCACGAGGCTAGCCTGTGGCGGCACCACAAGTAGTGCCCGCTCACGCGAGCCGTACCAGCGGGCCTCAGGAGGCGAGGACCTCGTCGAGCACGACGCCGGCCTTCTCCTCGTCGGTCTTCTCTGCGAGCGCGAGCTCGGAGATGAGGATCTGACGAGCCTTGGCCAGCATGCGCTTCTCGCCTGCAGAAAGTCCGCGGTCCTGATCGCGGCGCCACAGGTCGCGTACGACCTCGCTGACCTTGATCACATCGCCGGAAGCGAGCTTCTCGAGGTTCGCCTTGTACCGGCGGGACCAGTTCGTGGGCTCCTCGGTGAAGGGTGCACGCAGCACCTCGAAGACGCGGTCGAGGCCCTCTTTGCCGATCACGTCGCGCACTCCGACCAGATCCACGTTGTCTGCCGGAACCTCGATCGTGAGATCGCCCTGCGTCACTCGAAGCTTGAGATAAACCTTCTCTTCACCTTTGATGATCCGGGTCTTCACTTCGGAGATCGTCGCAGCCCCGTGGTGGGGGTAAACGACCGTTTCGCCAACCTCAAAAAGCATGCAGTTATGTCCTTTCGGCAACCTCAAGGATACCACAGGCTAAATACGCTAAGGTTTGCGCCGCACACCGTGGGTGGGCCTGCACGTGGGACGCCGACCCCATAGACTGCAATGGTCAGTCGACCCTTGGAGGATCAGTGAAATCGCGTCTCTTCGCGTCCGTCGCCCTGGGCGCCGCCGTCATGCTCGGCGCGAGCGGGTGCAGCATGATCTCCCCGCAGGCGACGACCATCCAGTACTCGCCCTCGGACGGCGTCTACGTGGAGAACTCCGGACCGCTGAAGGTCCGCAACGTTCTGATCGTCGCCAACGAAGACGGCTCGCAGGGCAACCTCATCGCCGCGATCGTCAACGACACGGCCGAGACCCAGACGCTCCGCATGGAGATCGGTGAGGGCTCCGGCGTGATCGAGAAGTCCGTGCGCGTGCCGGCCAACACGATCCTCAGCTTCGGCACCGAAGAGACCGAGCCGCTCCTCCTGGACGGCCTGGACACGATGCCCGGGGCCGACATCCCCATCTACTTCCAGTCCGGTGACAGCGACGGCACGGTCGTGTCGGTCGCCGTGCTCGACGGTGCGCAGAAGTACCTCGCGCACCTCGTTCCCTGACGCAGGACCCGCGGGTCCTGCGCTCCCGCCTCGGCGGAACGCAGGACCGCAGGTTCAGTCCTCACAGCGGCGCTGTCAGCCCTCGAAGCGGTAGCCGAGTCCTCGCACCGTGACGAGCATCTCCGGCTCGCTGGGGTTCGCCTCGATGCGTGAGCGGATGCGCTTGATGTGCACGTCCAGCGTCTTGGTGTCGCCGAAGTAGTCGGTACCCCAGACGCGGTCGATCAGCTGCCCGCGGGTGAGGACCCGGCCGGCATTGCGCATCAGCACCTCGAGGAGTTCGAACTCCTTGAGCGGCATCGCGATCTCGCGCCCCTCCACGGCCACTGTGTGGCGATCGATGTCGACGGTGACACGGCCGCCGGTGAGCACGCGGTCGTCCAGATCGGCGTCCAGCTGCACCTGACGGCGCAGCACCGCGCGCATCCGTGCGAGCAGCTCACGCGCCGAGTACGGCTTGGTGACGTAGTCGTCGGCGCCGAGCTCCAGCCCCACGACGATGTCGACCTCGGAGTCCTTGGCGGTCAGCATGATGATCGGCACGCCCGAGCTGGCGCGGATCTGCCGGCACACCTCGGTGCCCGGCATCCCGGGCAACATCAGATCGAGCAGGACGATGTCGGCGCCCTTGTCGCGGTACGAGGTCAGCGCGGCCGGGCCGTCCTCGGCGATCTCCACCTCGTAGCCCTCGCGACGCAGCAGGTACGCGAGCGGGTCGGCGAGATCCGGCTCGTCCTCCACGATCAAGACACGGGTCATTCGGTTTCTCCGTTCGAGCGGGGTGTGCGGGATGCCGCAGCAGCCCCCTTGGTCTTCTTGCGGCCGCGCCGCTTGGGCTTGCTGCCGTCCTCGGGCGCGGCGACGAGAGGCAGTCGGATGGTGAAGGTGGAGCCGCGCCCGGGGCGCGACCACAGGCGGACCTCGCCCCCGTGACGCTGCACGGCGTGCTTGACGATCGCGAGCCCGAGGCCGGTGCCGCCGGTGCGCCGCGAGCGGGCCTGGTCGGCGCGATAGAAGCGTTCGAAGATGCGCTGCTGGTCGCCTTCGGCGATGCCGATCCCGCGGTCGGTGACCGCGATCTCCACGATCCCGTCCGCGCTGCGCACTCCGACGCCGACGCTGGAGCCCTCCGGCGAGTAGGCGATCGCGTTCGCGACGAGGTTGCCGATGGCTTCGCCGAGGATCTGGGCGTCGCCGCGCACGAACAGCCCGCGATCGCCACCGCGGACGACCTCGACGCCGGCGGACTCTGCCTGGATCGCGTGGGCATCCAGGGCGGTCGCGACGACCTCGTCGACGGACACCTCGCGGTCGTCGTTCAGCTCGTCGGCGGCCTGCAGGCGCGACAGGTTCATGATGCGCGAGGTGAGGCGCGCGAGCCGCGCCGCTTCGGCGCCCAGGCGCACCGCGAAGTGCCGGACCTGGTCGGGGTCGTCGGCGGCGGATTCGATCGCCTCGGCGAGCAGACTGACCGCGCCGACCGGGGTCTTGAGTTCGTGGCTGGTGTTGGCGACGAAGTCGCGGCGCATCTCCTCGACGCGCTCGCGCTCGGTGATGTCGCGGAAGACGATGAGCGTGAGGCGCGGGGAGATCCCCGTCGCTCGCGCGACGACCAGGCGCGGCTCCGCGGGCGGCGCACCGCGGCGCAGACGCAGTGTCTCGGACGCGGACGCCTCGGACGTCCGCGCCAGTCGTGCGAGCGCCCGCAGCTCGTCGCTGCGCAGCACCTCCCCCTCCTGCATGCCGAACGGCTCGGCGGGAGAAGAGGCCGCCAGGACGGTGGAGGAGGTGTCCACGACGATGGCCGCGTCATCCATTCCGTGCAGGACTTCCCGCACGCCCTCGGGGATCACGGTCGAGGTCTCGGTGTGCACGCGATCGCGGGCCCGCATCGCGGCGACGATCACGGCCGAGACGGAGCCTCCGATGATCGCCCCGACGAGCAGAGCGAGCAGCGCCAGCTGCGTCGTGTCCATGCCACCAGCGTAGACGGACCACATCGGCCGCTCCCGCCCGTCGCACGCCGTTCTCCGGGCCGGGCGGATACTATTCACTCTCGCGGCACCGTTCGTTAACCTTCGGTGACGACAATCGCCGCGGCGACACTCGCCAATACCGTGGTGCACGCATGCCCACGGATCAAGAGAGGTGCTGCGATGCGCGAAGTATTCCACCAATCACTCGAGGACGTCCAGACGCGTCTGGTCGAGATCGCCGAGCTCGTGACGGTGGCGATCGACAAGGCGACGCGCGCCTTCGGCACCAGCGACATCGCCCTCGCCGAAGAGGTCATCGAGGCCGACAGCATCATCGACGAGAAGGCCGTCGAGCTCGACGAACTGGCGATCGAGATCCTCGCCCGGCAGCAGCCGGTGGCAAGAGATCTCCGCATCGTGGTGACGGCCCTGCGCGTCAGCGCGTCGTTGGAGCGCATGGGCGACATCGCCGAGCACATCGCGCAGCTGACGCGCATGCGGTTCCCCGAGCGCGCCATTCCCAAGGGGCTGAAGAACACGTTCCTGCGGATGGGCGAGCTCGACGTGGATGTGGCCCGCACGCTGACCGAGCTGCTGCGCACGCAGGACCTCGTGTACGCCGACAAGATCCGCAACGACGACGACGCCATCGACGACCTGCACGTCAGCGTCTTCGAGAAGGTGCTCAGCGACAGCTGGCAGGGCGAGCCGGCGGCGACCGTCGACGCGACGCTGGCCAGCCGCTACCACGAGCGCTTCGCCGACCACGCGGTCTCGGTCGCCAAGAAGATGGTCTACCTCGCCACGGGCGACTGGACCGCCGAGACCGAGGACGTCGAGAGCTGACCTCCTGACGAACGAAAGAGCGGATGTCCCCACGCCCTCTCCACGCATCGCTTCGCGCTGTGTGGAGCCTCGGGGCGCGTGGGCCCAGCCAGATGGCTGCATCCGCTCTTTCTGTGTCGGTGGGGCTACTTCTTGCCCTGCGCCGCGACGGCGGCGGCACCGGCGGCCGCGGCGGCCGGGTCGAGGTACTCCCCCGGGCCCAGCGGCACGAGGTTCTCGTCGAGGCGGTAGACCAGCGGGATGCCGGTGGGGATGTTCAGCTCGGCGATGTCGTCGTCGCTGATGCCCTCGAGGTGCTTGACCAGGGCACGCAGCGAGTTGCCGTGCGCGGTGACCAGGACGGTCTTGCCGGCCTTCAGGTCGGCGGCGATGTCGCTCTCCCAGTACGGCAGCAGACGGTCGATGACGAGCTTGAGCGACTCGGTGCGCGGCACCTCGCCGTCGATGCCGACGTAGCGGGGGTCGCCGACCTGGCTGAACTCGCTGTCGTCCGCGAGGGGCGGCGGCGGAACATCGAACGAGCGGCGCCACAGCATGAACTGCTCCTGGCCGAACTCCTCGAGCGTCTGGGCCTTGTCCTTGCCCTGCAGCGCACCGTAGTGGCGCTCGTTGAGGCGCCAGGTGCGCTTCACCGGGATCCACAGGCGATCAGCGGCGTCCAGCGCGATGTCCGCGGTCTGGATGGCGCGGCTCAGCACCGAGGTGTACAGGATGTCGGCGTGCAGACCGGCTTCGGCGAGCAGCTCGCCGCCGCGCTTGGCTTCGGCCTTGCCCTGCTCGGTGAGGCGGACATCCACCCAGCCGGTGAACAGATTCAGCTCGTTCCATTCGCTCTGGCCGTGGCGGAGCAGGATCAACGTACGGGGCGCAGTCATGCCGCCAATGATACCGAGCGCGGGGCCGAACCTCTGGCTGGCATCATGGCCGTATGGCGTCCGGACGTTCTCTCGTGGGTCAGGTGACGCGCGGCACCACCGGTACGAACCGCCTGCGCCGCATCGATCGCTGGATCGCCCGGCATCCTGTGCTGCGTCGTGGCGCCGATCCGCTCGTGGTGGACCTCGGGTTCGGTGCCAGCGCGGTCACCGCGCTCGAACTGCAGGCCCGCCTGGCCCGGGCCCGCGCGGACGTCGAGGTGCTCGGGCTGGAGATCGACCCCGCGCGTGTCGCCCGCGCCCGCCAGCAGCTGCAGGAGGTGCGCGCCGGCGCGACCGGGTTCGCTCCCGACGCCCGGGTGTCGTTCGCACTGGGCGGTTTCGAAGTGCCGGTCTCGGCCGGCCGGCGCCCCCTCGTCATCCGCGCCATGAACGTGCTGCGCCAGTACGACGAGGGCGAAGTGGCCGATGCCTGGGGCCGCATGACGGGACGCCTGGCGCCGGGCGGTCTGCTCGTGGAGGGCACCTGCGACGAGCTCGGGCGGATCTGCACCTGGGTCGCGATCGGCTCCGATGCCGTGCCGCAGACCCTCACCGTGTCGTTGCGCCTGGCCGCCCTCGAGCACCCGTCGATCGCGGCGGAGCGGCTACCGAAGGCCCTGATCCATCGGAACGTGCCCGGAGAGCGCGTCCACGCCCTGCTCGAGGACCTGGATCGCGAATGGGAGCGTGCCGCCGGCATGTCGCCGTTCGGCCCCGTACAGCGCTGGCAGGCGGCGCTGGCGGCGCTGCAGCAGTCCGGCTGGCCCGTGCAGCAGCGGGCGCGCTGGCGCCTCGGCGAACTCACCGTGCCGTGGGACGCCGTGGCCCCGAAAGAGCTCTAGCGCAGAGTCAGGAAGCGGACGCGCGGCGGCCGAGTCGCGGCATCCGCGGAATGTTCGCGGTCGCCCCGGCGTCGGGCGGCACGATGACCTCCTGCGCGGCGGCGATCGGTCCTTCCTCGCCGTCGACGACGAGCTCGGCATCGACCGGGGTGTTGCGCTTGATCACGGCGAGCGCGATCGGGCCTTCTTCGTAGTGCAGCGCAGCGGAGGTCACCACACCGACCACGACGTCGCCGTTGCGCACTTCGGCGCCCTTGAGAGGCAGGCGACTGCCGCTGCCGTCGAGCTGGAGCGCGACGATCCGCCGGGGCGGGTGGCCGAGGTTGTGCACTTTGGCGACCGTCTCCTGCCCGCGGTAACAGCCCTTGTTCAGGTGCACGGCGGTGCGCAGCCAGTCCAGCTCGTGCGGGATCGCGCGCTCGTCGACCTCGGCGGACCAGCGCGGACGCCACGCGGCGACCCGTAGCGCATCGACGGCCGTCTGGCCCGCGAGTGCGCGCTGACCCTGCGCCGCGGCATCCGCGATCTCGGTCAGTGCGGTGCGCGGGACGATGGCTTCGGCCCAGTCCCGCGTGGATCCGGGATGCGGCTCGGTGACGGCATAGCCGTATCCGCCGGGCACGACGTGCGGCCAGGGGTCTCGCCAGACGAGTCGGACTCCGGCGGGATCCGCCACGGCGATACCGTCCAGCGCGGCGGAAGTGCCACCGACGACCGCGTACTCGTCGTCGGCGTCGCGCGGGGCGACCCGCAGCCGGAAGCGCATGCGCGTCAACCAGGTCAGCAGGGCCTCGGCGTCGCCGCGATCGACGATGAGCCACGTGGTCTCGCCGTCATCGAGAACGGATGCCGCGTGCTCGATGCGTCCCTGCGGGTCGAGCACGAGCATCTCGGTGCTGACGCCGGGCGGAAGAGCGGCGAGCGCCTGCGAGACGAGCGAGTCCAGCCAGGTGAGGCGGTCCTCGCCCGATACCGCCAGGACACGACGGTCGGCCAGCGGAGCGACAGCAGTGCCGGCGGCGAGCGCGCGCTGCTCGCCGAGCGGGTTGCCGACGTGCTGGAGCCCGTTCTCATCCACCACGGCGGCCGGAACCCTTACGAACACCTCGTCCATCAGTCGACCCTCGCCAGTCGGGCGGACGCGTGTGCGCCGAGCTCCGTGCCGAGGGCGGCAATGTCCCACGCCCACAGCAGGTGTCCGTCGACGAGTCCGTACATGCGGGTCGCCGCGGTGTAGGGCTTGGACCCGACGGTGCGCGCGACGAAGTCGGTGGCGATGTCGATCCGCGGTCCGCGGACCTGGCCGAGGTAGAGCTCGCTGACGCCATCCGAATGCACCAGCAGCACATCAATGGCGAAGCCGTCCTCGGCGGTGCGGAGCGCTTCGACGTCATCGGCCGTGCGGACGGGCCCCGCGGTGACGGCGGGCAGCAGTCCGGGGCCGGGGTCGGCATCGGTCATCGGCCGCGACAGCCGCCAGAAGCCGACCTCGGAGACGAGCGCCTCGCGGGTCTGCTCGTCGCCCTCGCCGTGCAGCATCCACGCGCTCGCCGAGTAGTTCAGTGCGGGTCCGCCGTCATGGCTGAAGCTCACGCGGTGCGTGAACTCGCCCGCGTAGCGCACGCCGTCGGCCTCGTAGTCGATGACGCCGGTGCCCTCCCACACGCCGATCAGCCACGAGAGCGGGACGAGATCGGCGGGAAGGTCGGTCGGCAGGTCGAACACGACTCGCCCGTCAGCGCTGGCCGCGATAGAGGTTCTTGATCACAACGCCGGAGACGAAGACGATCGCAAGCGACGCGAGCGCGAGAAGCCCCACGAAGAAGAGTTCGAGTGCGACGAGATCCATGAGGCCGAGTCTAACGGGAATCCGCGGACCTCGGCGGCCGTCACGCCGGAACGATCGAGGCCAGTCCGAACCCGGCGCTGATCAGGCCCATCACGATCAGCGCGCCCAGGATACTGGCGGCGACACGCTCGGTGAAGCCCTTCGCACGCCCCGACCCCAGCTGCACGGCGAAGCTCAGGAGGAGGCATCCGCCCAATCCCAGGATCAGCCAGCCGGCCCGCGATTCGGCGGGCACGAAGATGCCGATCGACACCGCGACGAGGACCGCCGCGACCCACACGGCGATGACGCCGCCGAGGGTCCGACGTGGTGCGAGCTCAGGAGTGGCCACGGGCCTATTGTCGCGCAGTCCGACCTCCGCCGCACGTCGCCCGCGATCCCCCGCGACCGTCCTGCGCGCGAGACCTGCCGGATCGGCCCCTAAACTGAGTGCACGGCGCGCCCGGCTGCGCCGGAAGGACGGCGTACTTGGCACAGCTGTTGATTCTGAGCTCCACGCATGGAGGCGGCCCCGTCCTGCCCTCGCTCGAACTGCTGAGTCACCGCGTGCGTCTGATTCCCGCAGAACCGATGCAGCTCGTGAACGCCCCGAGCGCGGACGTGATCCTCGTCGATGCGCGCATCGATCTGGTCGGAGCGAAGTCGCTGTGCAAGATCTTCGCCACCACCGGGCTGGACGCACCGCTCCTGCTGGTGGTCACCGAGGGCGGACTGACGGCCGTGTCCACCGACTGGGGCCTGGACGACGTCATCCTCGTCACGGCGGGACCCGCCGAGGTCGATGCCCGCATCCGGCTGGCGATCGGTCGCGTCTCCAAGGAGCACGTCTCCACGCGGATCCAGACCTCCGGCATCTCGATCGACGAGTCCTCGTACTCGGCCAAGGTGCACGGCAAGCCGCTCGACCTCACGTACAAGGAGTTCCAGCTGCTGCACTTCTTCGCGACGCACCCCTCCCGGGTGTTCACGCGCGAGCAGCTGCTGAGCGAGGTGTGGGGCTACGACTACTTCGGCGGCACCCGCACGGTCGATGTCCACGTGCGTCGACTGCGCGCCAAGCTCGGCGATCTCGAGCAGCTGATCGGCACCGTGCGCAACGTCGGCTACCGGTTCAACGTGTACGAGGACGACGCCCCGGCGGGCGAGTCGCGCTCCTGACGCGCACTGCGCACGGTCCCGGTCGACATCGGTTCACACGCACGTCACATCACCCTGCAATGATGAAGGAATGATCGAACACGACGTGCTCGACGCCGGACTGGGTGACGGCGACGACGATGACTTCGACGAAGCGATCGAGGTCTTCGACTCACAGCTTCCCGAGAACCGCTACCTCGATCGCGAGGTGAGCTGGCTGGCGTTCAACCAGCGGGTGCTCGAGCTGGCCGAAGACCCGCGCCTGCCTCTGCTCGAACGCGCCAATTTCCTGGCGATCTTCGCGAGCAACCTCGACGAGTTCTTCATGGTGCGCGTGGCCGGCCTGAAGCGCCGCATCGTCACCGGGCTCGCGATCCCCACCAATGTGGGCCGCGCCCCGCAGGATGTCCTCGCCGACATCTCGGCCGAGGCCCATCGCCTGCAGCTGCGCCACGCGGATGCCTGGAAGGTGCTCGTGCGTCCCGCGCTGGCCGAGTCCGGCATCGAGGTCATGGCCTGGGACGAGCTCTCCGAGCCCGAGCAGGCACGCCTCACCGAGTACTTCCAGGCCCAGGTGTTCCCCATCCTGATGCCTCTCGCGGTCGATCCCGCGCATCCGTTCCCGTACATCTCCGGGCTCTCGCTGAACCTCGCGATCCGCATCCGCAACGCCCGCACCGGGCGGCAGGAGTTCGCGCGTCTGAAGGTGCCGCCGATGATGCCGCGGCTCATCGAGGTGCCGCACGACGGCGAGACGGTGCGCTACCTGCCGCTGGAAGACCTCATCTCCAACCACTTGGGCGACCTGTTCCCCGGCATGGAGATCCTCGACCACCACACGTTCCGCCTCACGCGCAACGAAGACGTCGTGATCGAGGAGGACGAGACCGAGAACCTCATCCAGGCGCTCGAGGCCGAGCTGCTGCGCCGCCGGTTCGGTCCGCCGATCCGCCTCGAGGTCACGGACGAGATGGATGACGTCACCCTCGACCTGCTGATCAGCGAACTCGCCATCACCGAGCAGGAGGTGTTCCGGCTGCCCGGCCTGCTGGACCTGCGCGGACTGTTCGACCTGGGGCGCATCGACCGCCCCGACCTGCGGTATCCCCCGCACGTGCCCACCACGGCGGTCGCCTTCCAACCGGCGGAGCAGAACGGCCGCGCCGACCTGTTCGCCGCGATCCGCAAGGCCGACGTGCTCGTGCACCACCCGTATGAGTCGTTCGCGACGAGCGTGCAGGCCTTCCTCGAGCAGGCCGCTCGCGATCCGCACGTGCTCGCCATCAAGCAGACCCTGTACCGCACCTCGGGCGACAGCCCCATCGTGCAGGCGCTGATCGACGCCGCCGAGTCGGGCAAGCAGGTGCTGGCGCTGGTCGAGGTCAAGGCGCGCTTCGACGAGGCCGCGAACATCGTGTGGGCGCGCAAGCTCGAGAAGGCCGGCGTGCACGTGGTGTACGGCCTGGTCGGACTCAAGACCCACTGCAAGCTCGCCCTGGTCATCCGCGAGGAAGACGGCGTGCTGCGCCACTACAGCCATATCGGCACGGGCAACTACAACCCGAAGACCAGTCGCATCTACGAGGACTTCGGCCTGTTCACCACCGACGGTCAGGTCGGCAAGGACCTCACCCGCCTGTTCAACGAGCTGAGCGGCTACGCGATCGAGAAGAAGTTCAAGCGCCTCCTGGTGGCTCCGCTGCACCTGCGCAAGGGGCTGCTGCGCCACATCGACAAGGAGCGCCGCAACGCGCTCGCGGGCGGCAGCGCCGGCATCCGCATCAAGGTCAACTCGATGGTCGACGAGCAGATCATCGACGCGCTGTACCGCGCCAGCCAGGCCGGCGTGAAGGTCGACGTCTGGGTGCGCGGCATCTGCTCGCTCAAGCCCGGTGTCGAGGGCATGAGCGAGAACATCACCGTGCGCAGCATCCTGGGCCGCTATCTGGAGCACTCCCGCATCTTCGCCTTCGACAACGACGGCGACCCGCAGATCTTCATCGGCAGCGCCGACATGATGCACCGCAACCTCGACCGTCGGGTCGAGGCCCTGGTCCGCGTGGTCGCTCCCGCGCACCTCAAGGAGCTGACGGATCTGTTCGACCTCGCCATGAGCGATGCGACGAGCTCGTGGTGGCTCGGCGCCGAGGGCGAATGGACGCGGCACAGCGTCGCCGAGGACGGCAGGCCGCTCGTCGATCTGCAGGACAAGACCATGGCGACCGTGCAACGGCGCCGTCGAGCTCGGGCGGTGCGATGACCGATACCGCGGTCTATGCGGCCGGCGGGGTGATCTGGCGTGTGGTCGACGGCAAGCTCATGGTGCTCGTCATCCACCGCACCGCGTATGCCGATGTCACGCTCCCCAAGGGCAAGGTCGATCCCGGCGAGACGCTCGCGGAGACCGCCGTGCGCGAGATGTTCGAGGAGACCGGCATCCGCGTCCGTCTCGGTATCCCGGTCGGCGTCTCGCGCTATCGGATGCCGAGCAAGCGGCAGAAGATCGTGCACTACTGGTCGGCTCAGGCCACGGAGGACGCCATCCGCGCCTCCGCGTTCGTGCCGAACCGGGAGATCGCGGCCCTCGAGTGGATCGCGCCGAAGAAGGCCCTGACCTACCTCAGCTATCCGGTGGACGTCGAGATCCTGGAGAACTTCCTGCGCTTCGTCGACGACGGCGTGCTGGAGACCTTCCCGATCATCGTGCTGCGCCACACCAAGGCGACCTCGCGCAGCGACTGGGACGGACCCGACACGATGCGGCCGCTCACCGAACGCGGCACGCGCCAGGCCGCCGCGATCGTCGGCCCGCTGCAGGCGTTCGGCGTCCGCAAGATCATCTCGAGCGACGCCGTGCGCTGCGTGACGACCGTCGCGCCGCTGGCCGCGACGCTGGGCAAGAAGATCGAGCGCACTCCCCTGATCAGTCAGGATGCCTGGGAGGCCGGCACCTCGGACACCCGGGCCGTCGTCGGTCGGCGGGTGCGCTCCGGCAAGCCCGCCGTGCTGTGCAGCCACGGCCCCGTCCTGCCCGAGATCCTGAGCGAACTCGCCCTGGCCACGGGAACCCTG
This region includes:
- the phoU gene encoding phosphate signaling complex protein PhoU, with amino-acid sequence MREVFHQSLEDVQTRLVEIAELVTVAIDKATRAFGTSDIALAEEVIEADSIIDEKAVELDELAIEILARQQPVARDLRIVVTALRVSASLERMGDIAEHIAQLTRMRFPERAIPKGLKNTFLRMGELDVDVARTLTELLRTQDLVYADKIRNDDDAIDDLHVSVFEKVLSDSWQGEPAATVDATLASRYHERFADHAVSVAKKMVYLATGDWTAETEDVES
- a CDS encoding class I SAM-dependent methyltransferase, with the protein product MASGRSLVGQVTRGTTGTNRLRRIDRWIARHPVLRRGADPLVVDLGFGASAVTALELQARLARARADVEVLGLEIDPARVARARQQLQEVRAGATGFAPDARVSFALGGFEVPVSAGRRPLVIRAMNVLRQYDEGEVADAWGRMTGRLAPGGLLVEGTCDELGRICTWVAIGSDAVPQTLTVSLRLAALEHPSIAAERLPKALIHRNVPGERVHALLEDLDREWERAAGMSPFGPVQRWQAALAALQQSGWPVQQRARWRLGELTVPWDAVAPKEL
- a CDS encoding winged helix-turn-helix domain-containing protein yields the protein MAQLLILSSTHGGGPVLPSLELLSHRVRLIPAEPMQLVNAPSADVILVDARIDLVGAKSLCKIFATTGLDAPLLLVVTEGGLTAVSTDWGLDDVILVTAGPAEVDARIRLAIGRVSKEHVSTRIQTSGISIDESSYSAKVHGKPLDLTYKEFQLLHFFATHPSRVFTREQLLSEVWGYDYFGGTRTVDVHVRRLRAKLGDLEQLIGTVRNVGYRFNVYEDDAPAGESRS
- a CDS encoding RNA degradosome polyphosphate kinase; this translates as MIEHDVLDAGLGDGDDDDFDEAIEVFDSQLPENRYLDREVSWLAFNQRVLELAEDPRLPLLERANFLAIFASNLDEFFMVRVAGLKRRIVTGLAIPTNVGRAPQDVLADISAEAHRLQLRHADAWKVLVRPALAESGIEVMAWDELSEPEQARLTEYFQAQVFPILMPLAVDPAHPFPYISGLSLNLAIRIRNARTGRQEFARLKVPPMMPRLIEVPHDGETVRYLPLEDLISNHLGDLFPGMEILDHHTFRLTRNEDVVIEEDETENLIQALEAELLRRRFGPPIRLEVTDEMDDVTLDLLISELAITEQEVFRLPGLLDLRGLFDLGRIDRPDLRYPPHVPTTAVAFQPAEQNGRADLFAAIRKADVLVHHPYESFATSVQAFLEQAARDPHVLAIKQTLYRTSGDSPIVQALIDAAESGKQVLALVEVKARFDEAANIVWARKLEKAGVHVVYGLVGLKTHCKLALVIREEDGVLRHYSHIGTGNYNPKTSRIYEDFGLFTTDGQVGKDLTRLFNELSGYAIEKKFKRLLVAPLHLRKGLLRHIDKERRNALAGGSAGIRIKVNSMVDEQIIDALYRASQAGVKVDVWVRGICSLKPGVEGMSENITVRSILGRYLEHSRIFAFDNDGDPQIFIGSADMMHRNLDRRVEALVRVVAPAHLKELTDLFDLAMSDATSSWWLGAEGEWTRHSVAEDGRPLVDLQDKTMATVQRRRRARAVR
- a CDS encoding phosphoglyceromutase; this translates as MTAPRTLILLRHGQSEWNELNLFTGWVDVRLTEQGKAEAKRGGELLAEAGLHADILYTSVLSRAIQTADIALDAADRLWIPVKRTWRLNERHYGALQGKDKAQTLEEFGQEQFMLWRRSFDVPPPPLADDSEFSQVGDPRYVGIDGEVPRTESLKLVIDRLLPYWESDIAADLKAGKTVLVTAHGNSLRALVKHLEGISDDDIAELNIPTGIPLVYRLDENLVPLGPGEYLDPAAAAAGAAAVAAQGKK
- a CDS encoding sensor histidine kinase, which encodes MDTTQLALLALLVGAIIGGSVSAVIVAAMRARDRVHTETSTVIPEGVREVLHGMDDAAIVVDTSSTVLAASSPAEPFGMQEGEVLRSDELRALARLARTSEASASETLRLRRGAPPAEPRLVVARATGISPRLTLIVFRDITERERVEEMRRDFVANTSHELKTPVGAVSLLAEAIESAADDPDQVRHFAVRLGAEAARLARLTSRIMNLSRLQAADELNDDREVSVDEVVATALDAHAIQAESAGVEVVRGGDRGLFVRGDAQILGEAIGNLVANAIAYSPEGSSVGVGVRSADGIVEIAVTDRGIGIAEGDQQRIFERFYRADQARSRRTGGTGLGLAIVKHAVQRHGGEVRLWSRPGRGSTFTIRLPLVAAPEDGSKPKRRGRKKTKGAAAASRTPRSNGETE
- a CDS encoding CarD family transcriptional regulator, translating into MLFEVGETVVYPHHGAATISEVKTRIIKGEEKVYLKLRVTQGDLTIEVPADNVDLVGVRDVIGKEGLDRVFEVLRAPFTEEPTNWSRRYKANLEKLASGDVIKVSEVVRDLWRRDQDRGLSAGEKRMLAKARQILISELALAEKTDEEKAGVVLDEVLAS
- a CDS encoding FABP family protein codes for the protein MFDLPTDLPADLVPLSWLIGVWEGTGVIDYEADGVRYAGEFTHRVSFSHDGGPALNYSASAWMLHGEGDEQTREALVSEVGFWRLSRPMTDADPGPGLLPAVTAGPVRTADDVEALRTAEDGFAIDVLLVHSDGVSELYLGQVRGPRIDIATDFVARTVGSKPYTAATRMYGLVDGHLLWAWDIAALGTELGAHASARLARVD
- the ygfZ gene encoding CAF17-like 4Fe-4S cluster assembly/insertion protein YgfZ produces the protein MDEVFVRVPAAVVDENGLQHVGNPLGEQRALAAGTAVAPLADRRVLAVSGEDRLTWLDSLVSQALAALPPGVSTEMLVLDPQGRIEHAASVLDDGETTWLIVDRGDAEALLTWLTRMRFRLRVAPRDADDEYAVVGGTSAALDGIAVADPAGVRLVWRDPWPHVVPGGYGYAVTEPHPGSTRDWAEAIVPRTALTEIADAAAQGQRALAGQTAVDALRVAAWRPRWSAEVDERAIPHELDWLRTAVHLNKGCYRGQETVAKVHNLGHPPRRIVALQLDGSGSRLPLKGAEVRNGDVVVGVVTSAALHYEEGPIALAVIKRNTPVDAELVVDGEEGPIAAAQEVIVPPDAGATANIPRMPRLGRRASAS
- a CDS encoding response regulator transcription factor, whose amino-acid sequence is MTRVLIVEDEPDLADPLAYLLRREGYEVEIAEDGPAALTSYRDKGADIVLLDLMLPGMPGTEVCRQIRASSGVPIIMLTAKDSEVDIVVGLELGADDYVTKPYSARELLARMRAVLRRQVQLDADLDDRVLTGGRVTVDIDRHTVAVEGREIAMPLKEFELLEVLMRNAGRVLTRGQLIDRVWGTDYFGDTKTLDVHIKRIRSRIEANPSEPEMLVTVRGLGYRFEG